The proteins below are encoded in one region of Amycolatopsis acidiphila:
- a CDS encoding MBL fold metallo-hydrolase — MRFLGHSTVRLETAGRVVLTDPVLTGNIGGLRRVVPPLPPESWAGTDLVLISHLHGDHLHLPSLRLLGPDIRIVVPRGAGDWLRRRGFPRVDELAVGERLEDGELKVTALHADHAAHRWGPRFTHGPHAPAVGHLVEAGGRRVYVAGDTDLYPAMAELRAVDVALLPVWGWGPSLGPGHLDPARAAEAARLIRPSVTVPVHWGTLAVPGLARTKKMRRLLVEPPRLFAAAAAAHTEVLVTQPGEHVELPEVTR, encoded by the coding sequence ATGCGCTTCCTCGGCCACTCGACAGTCCGTCTGGAGACAGCTGGCCGGGTGGTGCTCACCGATCCCGTGCTCACCGGCAACATCGGTGGCCTCAGGCGGGTCGTGCCGCCGTTGCCGCCGGAATCCTGGGCCGGTACCGATCTCGTGCTCATCTCCCATCTGCACGGCGACCACCTGCACCTGCCGTCGCTGCGGCTGCTCGGCCCGGACATCCGGATCGTCGTGCCCCGCGGCGCGGGGGACTGGTTGCGGCGCCGGGGTTTCCCGCGGGTGGACGAGCTCGCGGTGGGCGAGCGGCTCGAGGACGGCGAACTGAAGGTCACGGCGCTGCACGCGGATCACGCCGCGCACCGCTGGGGACCGCGGTTCACGCACGGGCCGCACGCGCCCGCGGTCGGTCATCTCGTGGAGGCCGGCGGCCGTCGCGTCTACGTCGCGGGCGACACCGACCTGTACCCGGCCATGGCGGAACTACGAGCTGTCGACGTCGCGCTGCTGCCGGTGTGGGGCTGGGGACCCAGCCTCGGCCCCGGCCACCTCGACCCGGCCCGCGCCGCGGAGGCCGCCCGGCTGATCAGGCCGTCCGTCACCGTCCCGGTGCACTGGGGCACGCTCGCCGTGCCGGGGCTCGCGCGCACGAAGAAGATGCGCCGCCTGCTCGTCGAACCGCCGCGCCTGTTCGCCGCCGCGGCCGCGGCACACACCGAGGTGCTCGTCACCCAGCCCGGGGAACACGTCGAACTGCCCGAGGTGACCCGGTGA
- a CDS encoding phage holin family protein, with translation MTEAERGRLLRRGRTIARVTLVLLTVALALHGLDLLLDGFSMPRWWQPIVCALLLSLLTSVVWPLVLRVALPLALFTLGIGSFLLLGAGAFAALAAVPGVEVDGLRTAVLVVLGISVVNALVSSLLAIDEDEIFFRRAVRRSRRSPEHLADQPPGVIFLQVDGLGYDVVRRAVRDGDMPTLARWLAADSHKLAKWQTDWSSQTGASVSGILHGSNYDILGFRWYEKDRDHVMACAHPRDAAEIERRHSDGRGLLAVDGASHGNLFTGDAPHYSLTMSAVSVLLPKGLRRRHKDRVGAGYYAYFANPVNAVHTLGSALMDVARELSAAAKQRRAGVRPRVKRGGLYPIARPGTTVIARDVVVSAVLEDMLAGRSVVYADFLGYDEVAHHSGIERFDSLAVLRAIDQQIGRLHRAAKLAPRRYHLVVLSDHGQTQGWAFADRFGESVEELVGRLCGGPTPEAEVASGGGPIAQRLRARARKAGRIEHRPTTDRTGPGEVTRVAPGVVVTVSGHIAMVSFTDHEGRVELETIEREYPELLPALVDHAGVGFMLVRSKEFGPVVLGRDGLHRLESGFVVGEDPMLRLGPHAAELIKRVDSFPHCADIMINSNYDPETDEASPFEPHVGSHGGFGGPQERGFLIHPREFEPPGDLVGAEALHKLFRLWLTKLGHPEPAAQAEEAIPQTQP, from the coding sequence ATGACCGAGGCCGAACGGGGGCGCCTGCTGCGGCGTGGCCGCACGATCGCCAGGGTGACGCTGGTCCTGCTGACCGTCGCGCTCGCGCTGCACGGCCTCGACCTGCTGCTCGACGGGTTCTCGATGCCCCGGTGGTGGCAGCCGATCGTGTGCGCGCTGCTGCTGTCGCTGCTCACCAGCGTGGTGTGGCCGCTGGTGCTGCGGGTCGCGCTGCCGCTGGCGCTGTTCACCCTCGGCATCGGCAGCTTCCTGCTGCTGGGCGCGGGCGCCTTCGCCGCACTGGCCGCGGTGCCCGGCGTCGAGGTGGACGGGCTGCGCACGGCGGTCCTGGTCGTGCTCGGCATCTCCGTGGTGAACGCGCTGGTCAGCAGCCTGCTCGCGATCGACGAGGACGAGATCTTCTTCCGCCGCGCCGTCCGGCGCAGCCGCCGCAGCCCCGAGCACCTGGCCGACCAGCCGCCGGGCGTGATCTTCCTGCAGGTCGACGGCCTCGGCTACGACGTCGTGCGCCGCGCCGTGCGCGACGGGGACATGCCGACCCTCGCGCGCTGGCTCGCCGCCGACAGTCACAAGCTCGCGAAGTGGCAGACCGACTGGAGCTCGCAGACCGGCGCCAGCGTGAGCGGGATCCTGCACGGCTCGAACTACGACATCCTCGGCTTCCGTTGGTACGAAAAGGACCGCGACCACGTGATGGCGTGCGCGCACCCGCGGGACGCGGCGGAGATCGAGCGCCGTCACTCCGACGGGCGCGGGTTGCTGGCTGTCGACGGGGCGAGCCACGGCAACCTGTTCACCGGCGACGCCCCGCACTACAGCCTGACGATGAGCGCGGTGTCGGTGTTGCTGCCCAAGGGTTTGCGGCGCCGGCACAAGGACAGGGTGGGCGCGGGCTACTACGCGTACTTCGCGAACCCGGTCAACGCGGTGCACACCCTCGGCTCGGCACTGATGGACGTCGCCCGCGAGCTGTCCGCGGCGGCGAAGCAGCGGCGCGCCGGGGTACGGCCGCGGGTCAAGCGCGGTGGGCTGTACCCGATCGCGCGGCCGGGCACCACGGTGATCGCCCGCGACGTGGTCGTGTCGGCGGTACTGGAGGACATGCTCGCGGGCCGTTCGGTGGTGTACGCGGACTTCCTGGGCTACGACGAGGTCGCACACCACTCCGGGATCGAGCGGTTCGACTCGCTGGCCGTGCTGCGGGCGATCGACCAGCAGATCGGGCGGCTGCACCGGGCGGCGAAGCTCGCGCCGCGGCGCTACCACCTGGTGGTGCTGTCGGACCACGGGCAGACGCAGGGCTGGGCCTTCGCCGACCGGTTCGGCGAGTCGGTCGAGGAGCTGGTCGGCCGGTTGTGCGGCGGTCCCACCCCGGAGGCCGAGGTGGCGTCCGGGGGCGGGCCGATCGCGCAGCGGCTGCGTGCCCGGGCGCGGAAGGCGGGCCGCATCGAGCACCGGCCCACGACGGACCGCACGGGCCCGGGCGAGGTGACGCGGGTGGCGCCGGGCGTGGTGGTGACGGTCTCCGGGCACATCGCGATGGTGTCGTTCACCGACCACGAGGGCCGGGTCGAGCTGGAGACGATCGAACGCGAGTACCCGGAGTTGCTGCCGGCGCTGGTGGACCACGCCGGGGTCGGGTTCATGCTGGTGCGCAGCAAGGAGTTCGGCCCGGTCGTGCTGGGCCGGGACGGGCTGCACCGGCTGGAGAGCGGGTTCGTCGTGGGGGAGGATCCGATGCTGCGCCTCGGTCCGCACGCCGCGGAGCTGATCAAGCGCGTGGACTCGTTCCCGCACTGCGCGGACATCATGATCAACAGCAACTACGACCCGGAGACCGACGAGGCTTCCCCGTTCGAGCCGCACGTGGGCTCCCACGGCGGCTTCGGTGGTCCGCAGGAACGCGGCTTCCTCATCCACCCGCGCGAGTTCGAACCACCGGGCGACCTCGTCGGCGCCGAGGCGCTGCACAAGCTGTTCCGCCTGTGGCTGACGAAGCTGGGCCACCCGGAACCGGCGGCGCAGGCGGAGGAGGCTATTCCGCAAACACAGCCGTGA
- a CDS encoding DedA family protein, protein MTLALNWSDTSSIGYPTLFLGVLIGSIVPIVPTGALVGAAAAVAMTTPHLSLPLVLLQATLAAAIGDTATFAVARLGSDAAVRWLARGQRPDRLVSARGRFDKRGWQLIVVGRLVPAGRIPVLLAAGAVSYPWRRLLPATLAACVLWAVAYALLGVLSGGIFDSPLIATVLAAVLVLLVTVVLNLVARWRRERAAARAEDKVDS, encoded by the coding sequence GTGACGCTCGCACTCAACTGGTCGGACACGTCGTCGATCGGCTATCCCACGCTGTTCCTGGGCGTCCTCATCGGATCCATCGTGCCGATCGTGCCCACCGGGGCGCTTGTCGGCGCCGCCGCGGCGGTCGCCATGACGACCCCGCACCTGTCGTTGCCGCTGGTGCTGCTGCAGGCCACGCTCGCCGCCGCGATCGGCGACACCGCGACGTTCGCGGTCGCCCGCCTCGGCAGCGACGCCGCGGTCCGCTGGCTCGCCCGTGGGCAGCGGCCGGACCGGCTGGTGAGCGCGCGCGGGCGGTTCGACAAACGCGGCTGGCAGCTGATCGTCGTCGGGCGGCTCGTGCCGGCGGGCCGGATCCCGGTGCTGCTCGCGGCCGGGGCGGTCTCCTACCCGTGGCGGCGGCTGCTGCCCGCCACGCTGGCCGCGTGCGTGCTGTGGGCGGTCGCGTACGCGCTCCTCGGCGTGCTGAGCGGCGGGATCTTCGACTCGCCGCTGATCGCCACCGTGCTCGCCGCGGTGCTGGTCCTGCTGGTGACCGTGGTGCTGAACCTGGTGGCGAGATGGCGCCGGGAGCGGGCGGCGGCCCGCGCGGAAGACAAGGTGGACTCATGA
- a CDS encoding 2-keto-4-pentenoate hydratase: protein METQAVRDASARLLLAYDKGEPMAPVIESFPEATVADAYRIQQEQVREWVAGGDVVKGHKVGLASRAMQEQMGVDQPDYGHLLAGMFHLEHQPIDAGSFLQPRIEPEIAFVLGRRLTGPGVTVADAIRAVDFVVPALEIVASRITDWKISIVDTIADNASSGGVVLGSKPTALSDVDLRLVGCTLQLGGELVATGAGAAVLGSPINALVWLANTIGPLGIDLEPGHVVLPGSMTRAYPVRAGDTVVADMGALGTVTAVFAE, encoded by the coding sequence AAGCGGTGCGGGACGCCTCCGCACGCCTGCTGCTCGCCTACGACAAGGGCGAGCCGATGGCGCCGGTGATCGAGTCGTTCCCCGAGGCGACGGTCGCCGACGCCTACCGGATCCAGCAGGAGCAGGTGCGGGAGTGGGTCGCGGGCGGCGACGTGGTCAAGGGGCACAAGGTCGGCCTCGCGTCGCGGGCCATGCAGGAGCAGATGGGCGTCGACCAGCCGGACTACGGGCATCTGCTGGCGGGCATGTTCCACCTCGAGCACCAGCCCATCGATGCCGGGTCGTTCCTGCAGCCGCGGATCGAGCCGGAGATCGCGTTCGTCCTCGGGCGCAGGCTGACCGGCCCGGGCGTGACGGTCGCGGACGCGATCCGGGCGGTGGACTTCGTGGTGCCCGCGCTGGAGATCGTGGCGTCGCGGATCACCGACTGGAAGATCTCCATCGTGGACACCATCGCGGACAACGCGTCCTCGGGTGGCGTGGTGCTGGGCAGCAAGCCGACCGCACTGTCCGATGTGGACCTACGGCTGGTCGGCTGCACGCTTCAGCTCGGGGGTGAGCTGGTGGCCACCGGCGCGGGCGCGGCGGTACTCGGTTCGCCGATCAACGCCCTCGTGTGGCTCGCGAACACGATCGGCCCGCTGGGCATCGACCTGGAGCCGGGCCACGTGGTCCTGCCGGGCTCGATGACCCGCGCCTACCCGGTACGGGCCGGGGACACGGTGGTCGCGGACATGGGTGCGCTGGGCACGGTCACGGCTGTGTTTGCGGAATAG